A single Hyperolius riggenbachi isolate aHypRig1 chromosome 12, aHypRig1.pri, whole genome shotgun sequence DNA region contains:
- the LOC137541220 gene encoding uncharacterized protein — MAVSAGSRLVIPCRFNTRPNKNNVEMEWGMVPDNGGEYRALLNLNDGAVIHRDPRTAVIRRLVRSGSCSLTVSPITTEDSGFYEINLRVDGHVYEPAPIVHVSVSETSGVDVTSISLVPEEMAVSAGSRLVIPCRFPVRPNQNNVEMEWGMVPENGGEYRALLNLNDGAVTHHDPRTAVMRRLVRSGSCSLAVSPITTEDSGFYKIHLRVDGHNYEPAPSVYVRVSETTEASPVTAGPEEVKQKRKLSKVTTPGSRATTPVKRKSTIENFLQELFKLPTDKWRAAQKIYRITAFFLSLVLLIINIGVGIYLYKTAKYYKKDNFVLLEEGLSRKSSSTSSSEGDISPLPPAFPEYTAIRHSPVPRATPKPATASVIPKQSDTTVPSGGSSASSSEASDDTATSTPSVTSATNVLSVSREEDHPASTTSMPSEGPAAPPAPVTPIRVPTGCSAAIIPAGLSGRSYPVVVFLHKLPCREGRRDRCTCTPIQVVYPATSSSPS; from the exons ATGGCTGTGAGCGCGGGGTCACGCCTTGTGATCCCATGTCGCTTTAACACCAGACCGAACAAGAATAACGTGGAGATGGAGTGGGGGATGGTGCCTGACAATGGGGGAGAGTACAGAGCTCTTCTTAACCTTAATGACGGCGCAGTGATCCATCGTGACCCGCGTACCGCGGTCATCAGACGCCTGGTGAGATCCGGGAGCTGCTCCCTGACAGTCAGTCCCATCACGACTGAGGACAGCGGCTTCTATGAGATCAACCTCCGCGTCGATGGTCACGTTTATGAACCCGCTCCGATCGTACACGTCAGCGTCTCTGAGACTTCAG GTGTGGATGTCACCTCCATTAGTTTGGTCCCTGAGGAGATGGCTGTGAGCGCGGGGTCACGCCTTGTGATCCCATGTCGCTTTCCTGTTAGACCGAACCAAAATAACGTGGAGATGGAGTGGGGGATGGTGCCTGAGAATGGGGGAGAGTACAGGGCTCTCCTTAACCTGAATGACGGCGCAGTGACCCATCATGACCCGCGTACCGCGGTGATGAGACGCCTGGTGAGATCCGGGAGCTGCTCCTTGGCAGTCAGTCCCATCACGACTGAGGACAGCGGCTTCTACAAGATCCACCTCCGCGTCGATGGTCACAATTATGAACCCGCTCCATCCGTATATGTCCGGGTCTCTGAGACTACAG AGGCCTCCCCTGTAACAGCTGGACCTGAAGAAGTAAAACAGAAAAGAAAATTGAGCAAGGTGACTACACCAGGTAGCAGGGCAACAACGCCAGTCAAAAGGAAGTCAACAATAGAAAACTTCCTCCAGGAGCTCTTCAAACTGCCTACTGATAAATGGAGGGCGGCACAGAAGATCTACCGGATCACGGCATTTTTCCTTTCACTCGTGTTACTGATAATTAACATAGGAGTGGGAATCTACCTATACAAAACTGCAAAGTACTACAAAAAGGATAACTTTGTGTTACTAGAGGAAGGACTTTCAAGAAAAAGCTCCTCTACATCATCATCAGAGGGTGACATCAGCCCTCTGCCACCTGCCTTTCCGGAGTATACTGCCATCAGGCACTCTCCTGTACCAAGAGCCACCCCAAAACCTGCAACTGCCAGCGTGATCCCCAAACAAAGTGACACGACTGTGCCATCAGGTGGCTCATCAGCTTCTTCATCAGAAGCATCAGATGACACTGCGACATCTACACCCAGTGTCACCTCTGCCACTAATGTGCTATCagtgagcagagaagaagaccacCCGGCAAGCACCACATCTATGCCATCAGAAGGTCCAGCAGCTCCTCCGGCACCCGTCACGCCTATAAGGGTCCCTACAGGGTGCTCTGCAGCCATCATACCTGCAGGGCTGTCCGGCAGGAGCTATCCCGTCGTCGTCTTCTTGCATAAGCTGCCATGCAGGGAGGGACGACGCGACAGGTGTACATGTACACCAATCCAGGTGGTCTACCCTGCTACCAGCTCTTCACCGTCCTAG